In Oryza sativa Japonica Group chromosome 3, ASM3414082v1, one DNA window encodes the following:
- the LOC4334176 gene encoding mitotic checkpoint protein BUB3.3 isoform X2: MGWRRREGGGAVAGAASRLRFAPSSNHLLVSSWDSGLRLYDADACELRMEAKSEAALLDCCFQDEAVALTGGSDGSITRYDLHSGAQGTIGQHHEVVSCIEFSQITGYAAGSVDGVVAVKYFDRGTDGDMGYVFRCHPKSRDGRSSMVPINSIGIHPFDKTFVTGDNEGYVIAWDAQSKKKLHEFPIYSGSVASIAFNHNGQIFAVASNSNYQESDKMVEEHQIFFEMKQHF; encoded by the exons atgggatggcggcggcgggagggcggcggcgccgtcgccggcgcggcctcGAGGCTTCGGTTCGCGCCGTCCTCCAACCACCTGCTCGTCTCCTCGTGGGATTCG GGGCTGAGGCTGTACGACGCAGACGCGTGCGAGCTCCGGATGGAGGCGAAATCGGAGGCGGCGCTTCTAGACTGCTGCTTCCAGGATGAGGCCGTGGCGCTCACAGGTGGCTCCGATGGATCCATAACCAG GTATGACTTGCATTCAGGGGCTCAAGGTACTATTGGGCAACACCACGAAGTGGTTTCCTGCATCGAGTTCTCCCAGATAACTG GATACGCAGCAGGATCTGTGGATGGAGTTGTTGCAGTGAAGTACTTTGATCGTGGAACCGATGGTGATATGGG ATATGTTTTCCGGTGTCATCCAAAATCTAGAGATGGAAGATCCAGTATGGTTCCCATTAATAGCATCGGAATTCATCCGTT TGACAAAACTTTTGTTACTGGAGATAATGAAGGATATGTCATTGCCTGGGATGCTCAATCAAAAAAGAAGCTGCATGAG TTTCCTATCTACTCAGGCAGTGTGGCATCGATAGCGTTCAATCATAATGGTCAAATTTTTGCAGTTGCTTCAAACAGCAACTATCAAGAATCAGATAAAAT
- the LOC4334176 gene encoding mitotic checkpoint protein BUB3.3 isoform X1: protein MGWRRREGGGAVAGAASRLRFAPSSNHLLVSSWDSGLRLYDADACELRMEAKSEAALLDCCFQDEAVALTGGSDGSITRYDLHSGAQGTIGQHHEVVSCIEFSQITGQVVTATLDKKLMFWDSQTRNVNPNSIKNLDSDVASLSVCEMYILAAIEREVYIYDMRNLIGPVKVKDSPVEYHLRSLHSSPEWKGYAAGSVDGVVAVKYFDRGTDGDMGYVFRCHPKSRDGRSSMVPINSIGIHPFDKTFVTGDNEGYVIAWDAQSKKKLHEFPIYSGSVASIAFNHNGQIFAVASNSNYQESDKMVEEHQIFFEMKQHF from the exons atgggatggcggcggcgggagggcggcggcgccgtcgccggcgcggcctcGAGGCTTCGGTTCGCGCCGTCCTCCAACCACCTGCTCGTCTCCTCGTGGGATTCG GGGCTGAGGCTGTACGACGCAGACGCGTGCGAGCTCCGGATGGAGGCGAAATCGGAGGCGGCGCTTCTAGACTGCTGCTTCCAGGATGAGGCCGTGGCGCTCACAGGTGGCTCCGATGGATCCATAACCAG GTATGACTTGCATTCAGGGGCTCAAGGTACTATTGGGCAACACCACGAAGTGGTTTCCTGCATCGAGTTCTCCCAGATAACTG GTCAAGTTGTAACTGCTACCCTTGACAAAAAGTTAATGTTCTGGGATTCTCAAACAAGAAATGTGAACCCGAACAGCATAAAAAATTTGGATTCAGATGTGGCATCACTTTCAGTCTGCGAAATGTATATATTAGCAGCAATTGAGAGAGAAGTTTACATTTATGACATGAGGAACCTGATAGGACCAGTAAAAGTAAAAGATTCCCCTGTGGAATATCATTTAAGAAGCCTTCACTCTTCTCCAGAGTGGAAAG GATACGCAGCAGGATCTGTGGATGGAGTTGTTGCAGTGAAGTACTTTGATCGTGGAACCGATGGTGATATGGG ATATGTTTTCCGGTGTCATCCAAAATCTAGAGATGGAAGATCCAGTATGGTTCCCATTAATAGCATCGGAATTCATCCGTT TGACAAAACTTTTGTTACTGGAGATAATGAAGGATATGTCATTGCCTGGGATGCTCAATCAAAAAAGAAGCTGCATGAG TTTCCTATCTACTCAGGCAGTGTGGCATCGATAGCGTTCAATCATAATGGTCAAATTTTTGCAGTTGCTTCAAACAGCAACTATCAAGAATCAGATAAAAT